A genomic segment from Hyalangium gracile encodes:
- a CDS encoding L,D-transpeptidase family protein — protein sequence MRTALLCLLLTCALSAHAEDRVAAARQNRTRALTELFAAAGLSYPPEELYLRAFKEERQLEVWAGARGQPLVKVKTYPFCAASGELGPKRQRGDLQVPEGFYTINLFNPRSNFHLSMRVSYPNESDRLLGRKDPGDAIMVHGNCVSIGCIAIEDEPIEELYVLTLDSHAKMGRQVPIHIFPRRLDAEGLAELKKLPHATEALLAFWQGLEPGWRFFEETRRPPQVTVDPKTGAYRVRAEKPRAATSRTRAGRGGRP from the coding sequence GTGAGAACCGCCCTGCTCTGCCTGCTGCTGACCTGTGCGCTGAGCGCGCATGCCGAGGATCGCGTTGCCGCCGCGCGTCAAAACCGGACCCGGGCGCTCACCGAGCTGTTCGCCGCCGCGGGGCTGTCGTATCCGCCGGAGGAGTTGTACCTGCGCGCCTTCAAGGAGGAGCGGCAGCTGGAGGTGTGGGCGGGCGCCAGGGGTCAGCCGCTGGTGAAGGTGAAGACGTACCCGTTCTGCGCCGCGTCAGGCGAGCTGGGGCCCAAGCGCCAGCGCGGAGACCTGCAGGTGCCCGAGGGCTTCTACACCATCAACCTCTTCAACCCCCGGAGCAACTTCCACCTGTCCATGCGGGTGAGCTACCCGAACGAGTCGGACCGGCTCCTCGGCCGGAAGGACCCGGGGGACGCCATCATGGTGCACGGCAACTGCGTGAGCATCGGCTGCATCGCCATCGAGGACGAGCCCATCGAGGAGCTGTACGTGCTGACGCTGGACTCGCACGCGAAGATGGGCCGGCAGGTGCCCATCCACATCTTCCCGCGTCGGCTCGACGCCGAGGGCCTGGCCGAGCTGAAGAAGCTGCCGCATGCCACCGAGGCCCTCCTCGCCTTCTGGCAGGGCCTGGAGCCGGGCTGGAGGTTCTTCGAGGAGACGCGCCGTCCGCCCCAGGTGACGGTGGATCCGAAGACGGGCGCCTACCGGGTTCGAGCGGAGAAGCCCCGCGCCGCGACGTCCCGGACGCGGGCGGGGCGCGGGGGGCGTCCCTAG
- a CDS encoding LETM1/MDM38 family protein, which translates to MDLGKAGWLSSILEEAVAAHSGVSSPAVTPGLSEHSASGRARARAYLRQTLRASGLLYGTPMEGTPEGATPGEKGGERARAPEELLFLAVVRTLARMALDIALLTGAPLRSREDQLLLLFAVFTGELGVAEGIDEKLQDGLEATRRMQGKVESALARRAISLAGDPVYGLVLHNGALYADAQMFGRQAIDYFSRGRFQRAAAQRRIDFAARQKALLVKVLTGLSCADREPSYASRRAILRQVEDLALPDAIESELKASVKKSFEHRLAVRTVVAGVRSKDMKHFIVEQTLLASLVDGQRSRGERAFIQELADTLHVPDEELHRLELEMAEFYARHRSVVDVFTVSAAAGVMGEDYVIRIQEALEKNFHRVMQEVRETGDLAVLLAKAARGQRLTRDERRRMRAQLFDVAKAIPALAIFAAPGGVLLLIALSKVLPFSLLPSAFQDEPAPEPLPEPELDAEASEVSERRVG; encoded by the coding sequence ATGGATCTCGGCAAAGCGGGTTGGCTCTCCTCGATTCTCGAGGAGGCGGTGGCGGCACATTCCGGTGTGTCCTCTCCCGCGGTGACCCCCGGCCTGTCCGAGCACAGCGCCTCCGGTCGTGCCCGGGCGCGCGCCTACCTGCGCCAGACGCTGCGCGCCTCGGGCCTGCTGTATGGCACGCCCATGGAGGGCACCCCCGAGGGCGCCACTCCCGGCGAGAAGGGTGGAGAGCGGGCTCGCGCCCCCGAGGAGCTGCTCTTCCTCGCGGTGGTCCGCACGCTGGCCCGGATGGCGCTGGACATCGCGCTGCTCACGGGCGCTCCCCTCCGCTCGCGCGAGGACCAGCTGCTGCTGCTGTTCGCCGTGTTCACCGGCGAGCTGGGCGTGGCCGAGGGCATCGACGAGAAGCTCCAGGACGGGCTGGAGGCCACCCGGCGCATGCAGGGCAAGGTGGAGTCGGCGCTGGCGCGGCGGGCCATCTCGCTGGCGGGGGATCCGGTCTACGGGCTGGTGCTGCACAACGGGGCGCTGTACGCGGACGCGCAGATGTTCGGCCGGCAGGCCATCGACTACTTCTCGCGTGGGCGCTTCCAGCGAGCGGCGGCGCAGCGGCGCATCGACTTCGCGGCCAGGCAGAAGGCGCTGCTCGTGAAGGTGCTGACGGGGCTGTCCTGCGCGGACCGCGAGCCGAGCTACGCCTCGCGCCGGGCCATTCTTCGCCAGGTGGAGGACCTGGCGCTGCCGGATGCCATCGAGTCCGAGCTGAAGGCCTCGGTGAAGAAGTCCTTCGAGCATCGGCTGGCGGTGCGCACCGTGGTGGCCGGCGTGCGCAGCAAGGACATGAAGCACTTCATCGTGGAGCAGACGCTGCTGGCCTCGCTGGTGGATGGGCAGCGCTCTCGCGGTGAGCGGGCCTTCATCCAGGAGCTGGCGGACACGCTGCACGTGCCGGACGAGGAGCTGCATCGGCTGGAGCTGGAGATGGCCGAGTTCTACGCCCGGCACCGCTCGGTGGTGGATGTGTTCACGGTGTCGGCCGCGGCGGGGGTGATGGGCGAGGACTACGTCATCCGGATCCAGGAGGCGCTGGAGAAGAACTTCCACCGGGTGATGCAGGAGGTGCGGGAGACGGGAGACCTGGCGGTGCTGCTGGCCAAGGCCGCCCGGGGACAGCGGCTCACGCGGGACGAGCGTCGGCGGATGCGAGCGCAGCTCTTCGACGTGGCCAAGGCCATTCCCGCGCTGGCGATCTTCGCCGCGCCGGGAGGGGTGCTGCTCCTGATCGCGCTGTCCAAGGTGCTGCCCTTCAGCCTGCTGCCCAGCGCGTTCCAGGACGAGCCCGCGCCCGAGCCCCTTCCCGAGCCCGAGCTGGACGCCGAGGCCTCCGAGGTGTCCGAGCGCCGGGTGGGGTGA
- the ilvD gene encoding dihydroxy-acid dehydratase, protein MTRDPRHHSRAITEGVGRAPARAMLKAIGFTDEDLSRPIIGVANTWTETMPCNFHLRRLAAKVKEGIRAAGGTPMEFNTISVSDGVTMGTDGMRASLVSREVIADSIELMCRGHMFDGVVALVGCDKTLPAAAMALLRLDLPSLVLYGGSIAPGCYEGRDVTIQDVFEAVGAVSAGKMSPKALSELENVACPGAGACGGQYTANTMALAIELLGLTPVGYTTIPAEAPGKEEASVAVGGLIMQLLQRGARPRDIVTRVSFENAIAAVAATGGSTNAVLHLLALAREVGVPLSLADFDRVSRRTALLADLKPGGRFAAVDMDRAGGVPLLAQRMLAGGFLEGSARTIDGRTWTEHAAGATETAGQRVIRPLSEPIRSTGGLVILSGNLAPEGCVVKMSGHERPYHRGPARVFEREEDAFAAVQERRIRPGDVVVIRYEGPRGGPGMREMLGVTAALVGQGLGDSVALLTDGRFSGATRGLMVGHVAPEAAVGGPIAAVRDGDIITIDAEARQLSVALSPSELSERLRGFRPPPPRFSSGVFAKYAALVSSAAEGAVTRPPPLPPRSP, encoded by the coding sequence ATGACCCGAGATCCGCGCCACCACAGCCGTGCCATCACCGAGGGAGTCGGCCGCGCGCCCGCGCGCGCCATGCTGAAGGCCATTGGCTTCACCGACGAGGACCTGTCCCGGCCCATCATCGGCGTGGCCAACACCTGGACCGAGACGATGCCCTGCAACTTCCACCTGCGCCGGCTGGCGGCCAAGGTGAAGGAGGGCATCCGGGCCGCGGGCGGCACGCCCATGGAGTTCAACACCATCTCCGTGAGCGATGGCGTGACGATGGGCACCGACGGCATGCGCGCCTCGCTGGTGAGCCGGGAGGTCATCGCCGATTCCATCGAGCTGATGTGCCGCGGCCACATGTTCGACGGCGTGGTGGCGCTGGTGGGCTGTGACAAGACGCTCCCCGCGGCGGCCATGGCGCTGCTGCGCCTGGATCTGCCCTCCCTGGTGCTCTACGGCGGCTCCATTGCCCCGGGCTGCTACGAGGGCCGGGACGTCACCATCCAGGATGTCTTCGAGGCCGTGGGCGCGGTGTCGGCCGGGAAGATGTCGCCGAAGGCGCTCTCCGAGCTGGAGAACGTCGCCTGTCCGGGAGCAGGCGCCTGCGGCGGGCAGTACACCGCCAACACCATGGCGCTGGCCATCGAGCTGCTCGGCCTGACGCCGGTGGGGTACACCACCATCCCCGCCGAGGCGCCTGGCAAGGAGGAGGCGAGCGTCGCGGTCGGCGGGCTGATCATGCAGCTGCTCCAGCGTGGCGCTCGCCCTCGCGACATCGTCACGCGGGTGTCCTTCGAGAACGCCATCGCGGCGGTGGCGGCCACGGGAGGCTCGACCAACGCGGTGCTGCACCTGCTCGCCCTGGCGCGAGAGGTGGGCGTGCCGCTGTCCCTGGCGGACTTCGATCGGGTGAGCCGGCGCACGGCGCTGCTGGCGGACCTCAAGCCGGGGGGCCGCTTCGCGGCGGTGGACATGGACCGCGCGGGCGGCGTTCCGCTGCTCGCCCAGCGCATGCTGGCCGGTGGATTCCTGGAGGGCAGTGCTCGCACCATCGACGGGCGGACCTGGACCGAGCACGCGGCGGGAGCCACGGAGACCGCGGGCCAGCGGGTCATCCGTCCCTTGAGCGAGCCCATCCGCTCCACGGGAGGCCTGGTCATCCTGAGCGGCAACCTCGCTCCGGAAGGCTGCGTGGTGAAGATGTCGGGGCACGAGCGCCCGTACCACCGAGGTCCCGCGCGGGTCTTCGAGCGCGAGGAGGACGCCTTCGCCGCGGTGCAGGAGCGCCGCATCCGTCCCGGCGATGTGGTGGTCATCCGCTACGAGGGCCCGCGAGGCGGCCCGGGGATGCGCGAGATGCTCGGCGTGACGGCGGCGCTCGTGGGCCAGGGGCTGGGCGACTCCGTGGCGCTCCTCACCGATGGCCGCTTCAGCGGCGCCACCCGCGGACTCATGGTGGGCCACGTGGCCCCGGAGGCGGCCGTCGGCGGTCCGATCGCGGCGGTTCGCGACGGAGACATCATCACCATCGACGCGGAGGCCCGGCAGCTCTCCGTGGCGCTCTCTCCCTCCGAGCTCTCCGAGCGCCTGCGCGGCTTCCGGCCTCCGCCGCCTCGGTTCTCCTCGGGCGTCTTCGCCAAGTACGCGGCCCTGGTCTCCTCGGCCGCCGAGGGCGCCGTGACGCGGCCGCCTCCGCTCCCTCCCCGTTCTCCGTAG
- a CDS encoding branched-chain amino acid transaminase, protein MDCKYIWMNGKMMAGGEVQMPFMTPAVHYGMAVFEGIRCYRAVNGPAIFRLREHIERLHKSAAVLGWRELPFTVGQLIEACQETVHANGFEECYLRPLIYLAGGGWNLNLDGGQPHVGIAVWPWNAYLGPEAAERGVRANVSSYTRHHPNVAMTKAKIAGNYPNSFLAKTESVRLGFDEAIMMDAQGLVAECTGANLFIIKGNRLMTPPEAQILEGITRDTVMILAREMGLEVSAQPLSRDQLYMADEVFVTGTAAEIVGMREIDFRTIGSGRTGPITRKLQQAYQSAVRGELPRSAEWLTYVPGK, encoded by the coding sequence ATGGACTGCAAGTACATCTGGATGAACGGGAAGATGATGGCCGGGGGCGAGGTGCAGATGCCCTTCATGACGCCCGCGGTGCATTACGGCATGGCGGTGTTCGAGGGCATCCGCTGCTACCGCGCGGTGAACGGCCCGGCGATCTTCCGCCTGCGCGAGCACATCGAGCGGCTCCACAAGTCGGCCGCGGTCCTGGGCTGGCGCGAGCTGCCCTTCACGGTGGGACAGCTCATCGAGGCCTGCCAGGAGACGGTCCACGCCAACGGCTTCGAGGAGTGCTACCTGCGCCCGCTCATCTACCTCGCGGGCGGAGGATGGAACCTCAACCTGGATGGCGGCCAGCCCCACGTGGGCATCGCCGTGTGGCCGTGGAACGCCTATCTCGGTCCCGAGGCCGCCGAGCGCGGCGTGCGGGCCAACGTCTCCTCGTACACGCGCCACCACCCCAACGTGGCGATGACCAAGGCGAAGATCGCCGGCAACTATCCGAACTCGTTCCTCGCCAAGACGGAGTCCGTCCGGCTGGGCTTCGACGAGGCCATCATGATGGACGCCCAGGGGCTGGTGGCCGAGTGCACGGGCGCCAACCTCTTCATCATCAAGGGCAACCGGCTGATGACGCCGCCCGAGGCGCAGATCCTCGAGGGCATCACCCGCGACACGGTGATGATCCTGGCGCGGGAGATGGGCCTGGAGGTGAGCGCGCAGCCGCTCTCGCGAGACCAGCTCTACATGGCTGACGAGGTCTTCGTCACCGGGACCGCCGCGGAGATCGTCGGCATGCGCGAGATCGACTTCCGCACCATCGGCAGCGGCCGCACGGGCCCCATCACCCGGAAGCTCCAGCAGGCCTATCAGTCGGCCGTGCGAGGCGAGCTGCCGCGCTCCGCCGAGTGGCTGACCTACGTGCCCGGCAAGTAG
- the ilvN gene encoding acetolactate synthase small subunit: MNPSRQHTFIAHVEDRPGVLNRVISLFRRRAYNIDSLTVARTERPAISRITLVVEADDREARLLEANLYKLINVLYVEQVTDQGTVARELALIKVRSDEKTRPNVLQVCEVFRARAIDVTPASVMVELTGTPDKIDGLIELLRPHGIIELVRTGAVAMARGAQSALTDLLDARTDPPEHTA, encoded by the coding sequence ATGAACCCTTCCCGCCAACACACCTTCATCGCCCACGTCGAGGACCGGCCCGGCGTCCTCAACCGCGTCATCTCGCTCTTCCGGCGCCGGGCCTACAACATCGACTCGCTCACGGTGGCGCGCACCGAGCGCCCGGCCATCTCGCGCATCACGCTGGTGGTGGAGGCGGATGACCGCGAGGCGCGCCTGCTCGAGGCCAACCTCTACAAGCTCATCAACGTCCTCTACGTGGAGCAGGTGACGGACCAGGGGACGGTGGCGCGCGAGCTGGCGCTCATCAAGGTCCGGTCCGACGAGAAGACGCGCCCCAACGTGCTGCAGGTCTGCGAGGTGTTCCGGGCGCGGGCCATCGACGTGACGCCCGCCTCGGTGATGGTGGAGCTCACCGGCACGCCGGACAAGATCGACGGGCTCATCGAGCTGCTGCGCCCTCACGGAATCATCGAGCTGGTGCGCACCGGCGCCGTGGCGATGGCCCGCGGAGCCCAGTCCGCGCTCACGGACCTGCTCGACGCGAGGACCGACCCGCCGGAGCACACCGCCTGA
- the ilvB gene encoding biosynthetic-type acetolactate synthase large subunit, with translation MEPGAPLGAPAPERTSGAARRTGAEIVWDVLASEGVDVVFGYPGGAIMPIYDAMHQRSARHVLVRHEQAAAHMADGYARASGKVGVCLATSGPGATNLVTGIATAMLDSSPIVCITGQVSSTLLGSDAFQETDITGVTLPITKHNYLVTRVEDIAPTLREAFFIARSGRPGPVLVDITKDAQQASTEDDWRARPVRLPGYRPEHQPSEDELARAAELIAAAERPLILAGHGVLKAEAAPLLMELVEKTGIPVASTLLGLGGFPATHPLSLGMMGMHGEAWVNTSIQESDLLIALGMRFDDRVTGNLKTFARKARKIHIEIDPSEINKNVKVDVGLVGDLRRTLTRLLPRIQRRTCTPWMEHIRALKGDSAVRDIQYLPHNGRLYAAHVIHDLWWLTQGKALMVTDVGQHQMWEAQYYRHDRPRQLITSGGLGTMGFALPAAIGARFARPDDELWVVVGDGGFQMTAAELSTCAQEGIKVHVAIINNGYLGMVRQWQQFFYENRYSATALRNPDFVKLAEAHGLNGLRVTRREEIPEAVAQARAQPGTTVIDFRVEQEDIVYPMVPAGADLDDMIRRPPSGSAPGGSSPWTSGAV, from the coding sequence ATGGAACCCGGTGCTCCGCTGGGAGCCCCCGCCCCGGAGCGCACCTCCGGCGCGGCCAGACGCACCGGCGCCGAGATCGTCTGGGACGTCCTCGCCAGCGAGGGCGTGGACGTCGTCTTTGGCTATCCGGGTGGGGCCATCATGCCCATCTACGATGCCATGCATCAGCGCTCGGCCCGCCACGTGCTCGTGCGCCACGAGCAGGCCGCGGCGCACATGGCGGACGGCTACGCGCGCGCCTCGGGGAAGGTGGGCGTGTGCCTGGCCACCTCGGGGCCGGGAGCGACCAACCTGGTGACGGGCATCGCCACGGCGATGCTGGACTCCTCGCCCATCGTCTGCATCACCGGGCAGGTCTCCTCCACGCTTCTCGGCAGCGACGCCTTCCAGGAGACGGACATCACCGGCGTCACCCTGCCCATCACCAAGCACAACTACCTCGTCACGCGCGTCGAGGACATCGCGCCCACCCTCCGTGAGGCGTTCTTCATCGCCCGCTCGGGGCGCCCCGGGCCCGTGCTGGTGGACATCACCAAGGACGCGCAGCAGGCCTCCACCGAGGACGACTGGCGGGCCCGGCCGGTGCGGCTGCCCGGCTACCGTCCCGAGCACCAACCCTCCGAGGATGAGCTGGCCCGCGCCGCCGAGCTCATCGCCGCCGCCGAGCGGCCCCTCATCCTCGCCGGCCATGGCGTGCTCAAGGCCGAGGCCGCGCCGCTGCTGATGGAGCTGGTGGAGAAGACCGGCATCCCCGTGGCCAGCACGCTGCTCGGCCTGGGCGGCTTCCCGGCGACCCACCCGCTCAGCCTCGGGATGATGGGCATGCACGGCGAGGCCTGGGTGAACACGTCCATCCAGGAGTCGGACCTCCTCATCGCCCTGGGGATGCGCTTCGACGACCGGGTGACGGGCAACCTGAAGACGTTCGCGCGCAAGGCCCGGAAGATCCACATCGAGATCGACCCGTCGGAGATCAACAAGAACGTCAAGGTGGACGTGGGGCTGGTGGGAGATCTACGCCGGACGCTGACCCGGCTGCTCCCGCGCATCCAGCGGCGCACCTGTACCCCGTGGATGGAGCACATCCGCGCGCTCAAGGGCGACTCGGCGGTGCGAGACATCCAGTACCTGCCGCACAACGGCCGGCTCTACGCCGCTCACGTCATCCATGACCTGTGGTGGCTGACGCAGGGCAAGGCGCTCATGGTCACCGACGTGGGCCAGCACCAGATGTGGGAGGCCCAGTACTACCGGCACGATCGCCCCCGGCAGCTCATCACCTCGGGAGGCCTGGGCACGATGGGCTTCGCGCTGCCGGCCGCGATTGGCGCGCGCTTCGCCCGGCCCGACGACGAGCTCTGGGTGGTGGTGGGGGACGGTGGCTTCCAGATGACGGCGGCCGAGCTGTCCACCTGCGCCCAGGAGGGCATCAAGGTCCACGTGGCCATCATCAACAACGGCTACCTGGGCATGGTGCGGCAGTGGCAGCAGTTCTTCTACGAGAACCGCTACAGCGCCACCGCGCTGCGCAACCCCGACTTCGTGAAGCTCGCCGAGGCGCACGGGCTGAACGGCCTGCGCGTCACCCGGCGAGAGGAGATTCCGGAGGCGGTGGCGCAGGCGCGAGCCCAGCCCGGCACCACCGTCATCGACTTCCGGGTGGAGCAGGAGGACATCGTCTACCCGATGGTGCCCGCGGGCGCGGACCTGGACGACATGATCCGCCGTCCTCCGTCCGGCAGCGCGCCCGGCGGGAGCTCTCCCTGGACCAGTGGAGCCGTCTGA
- a CDS encoding FAD-binding oxidoreductase — translation MGDLAAVLPPAGLVTDADVLEAHRRDQASWAVAGTPRVLVRPASTSEVQAVLRVASAHRVPVVARGAGSGLTGGANAVDGGIVLSLMRMNRILELDRRGLFAVVQPGVLNAAVKAAAAEQGLWYAPDPASWEFSSIGGNLATNAGGLCCVKYGVTGDSVLGLEAVLADGSVVRTGGRTHKNVAGYDLTHLFVGSEGTLGIITEATLRLRPRPPPATTLVASFPTLVAAGAAVTEIMASTRPSLLELMDRATVRAVEAHRPMGLDVDAAALLLARSDAGGDQGVAECTRMAAACEAAGATFLAQSADEAEGELLLGARRLAYPALERQGSTLLDDVGVPLSRIVDLLAAVERIAEQRGVLIGTFGHAGDGNMHPTLVFDRNDPDAVARAQAAFDDILLVVGELGGTITGEHGVGLLKRPYLARQLGPETTRVHTAIKAALDPLGILNPGKLL, via the coding sequence TTGGGTGACCTCGCGGCCGTGCTGCCACCCGCTGGACTCGTCACCGACGCCGATGTGCTCGAGGCGCATCGCCGGGACCAGGCCTCGTGGGCGGTGGCAGGCACTCCGCGCGTCCTCGTCCGCCCGGCCTCGACGAGCGAAGTCCAGGCCGTGCTCCGGGTCGCCTCCGCCCATCGGGTTCCCGTGGTCGCCCGAGGCGCCGGGTCGGGGCTGACCGGCGGAGCCAACGCCGTGGACGGCGGCATCGTCCTCTCGCTCATGAGGATGAACCGGATCCTCGAGCTGGACCGCCGAGGGCTGTTCGCCGTCGTCCAGCCCGGGGTGCTCAACGCCGCGGTCAAGGCCGCCGCCGCCGAGCAGGGGCTCTGGTACGCGCCGGATCCCGCGAGCTGGGAGTTCTCGAGCATCGGCGGCAACCTCGCCACCAACGCGGGCGGCCTGTGCTGCGTGAAGTACGGCGTGACGGGAGACTCCGTGCTGGGCCTGGAGGCCGTGCTCGCGGATGGCTCCGTCGTCCGCACCGGCGGCCGCACGCACAAGAACGTGGCCGGTTACGATCTCACCCACCTGTTCGTCGGCTCCGAGGGCACGCTGGGCATCATCACCGAGGCCACGCTGCGGCTCCGGCCACGCCCGCCTCCCGCCACGACGCTGGTGGCCTCCTTCCCGACGCTCGTCGCGGCCGGCGCGGCCGTCACGGAGATCATGGCCAGCACCCGCCCCTCGCTCCTGGAGCTGATGGACCGCGCGACCGTCCGCGCCGTCGAGGCGCACCGTCCCATGGGGCTGGACGTCGACGCCGCGGCGCTCCTGCTGGCGCGCTCCGATGCCGGAGGAGACCAGGGCGTCGCGGAGTGCACGCGGATGGCCGCGGCCTGCGAGGCCGCCGGAGCCACCTTCCTCGCGCAGTCCGCCGACGAGGCCGAGGGGGAGCTGCTGCTGGGCGCGCGCCGCCTCGCCTACCCCGCGCTGGAGAGACAGGGGAGCACACTGCTGGATGACGTGGGCGTCCCGCTCTCGCGCATCGTGGACCTGCTCGCGGCCGTCGAGCGCATCGCCGAGCAGCGCGGCGTGCTCATCGGCACCTTCGGACATGCCGGTGACGGGAACATGCACCCCACCCTCGTCTTCGATCGGAATGATCCGGATGCCGTCGCGCGGGCCCAGGCGGCGTTCGACGACATCCTCCTCGTGGTAGGCGAGCTGGGCGGGACGATCACCGGAGAGCATGGCGTCGGCCTGCTCAAGCGTCCCTACCTGGCCCGGCAGCTCGGCCCCGAGACGACGCGGGTCCACACGGCCATCAAGGCGGCGCTCGATCCGCTCGGCATCCTCAACCCCGGCAAGCTGCTCTGA
- a CDS encoding thioredoxin-like domain-containing protein, giving the protein MSHLETRNLSSQPRHHPVRSSPAFLAVCLLLLLPACAARKAGISGEVKGTEGTLPYAQVFLTQPNEKIAKPLRSSEVQPDGSFWLEVPGPGDYLLWLAAPGYPAQSLFIPVTPEEPAVSLQATLAPYRYVERFEKPSVIGSWNDYAMGAAEPMVPQPDGSWLFEREVPGDSVTYQLTEVVADGSTVPGTQAEGYVIDSGGDYQCKVRTQEGRVRIRFEPAKLPRKGEGAPLHAVFEAPHEELGPLNALHAEAAHRGQEAQQAFVARRGNPKVRSFDYGDFPKKLLAIARDSSKSVLTRQVAALDLLGLPFYEPATYHPGAEGEALAAELFQLLPIDSPRWVLSPHGPPRLVGLTAEASQPGLLRQFADRNPEPKVRAGALVALLMRAQKAEDTAQVAALSEELKPYAQGNPLVRMMLSSTRTDLKVTKGQPAPSFSAELLGGQGTVSRESLAGRFYLVDFWAVWCAPCVEEIPRLHTAFERFQGRGGFTILSVSLDRSVEQVRQFREKWKMPWLNVFAGASFESPLPKAFEVQSIPSAVLVDAQGRIVAKDMELRGEQLERTLDALLPAK; this is encoded by the coding sequence GTGAGCCATCTCGAGACCCGCAACCTGTCATCCCAACCGAGGCACCACCCTGTGCGCTCGAGCCCGGCGTTCCTCGCCGTGTGCCTGCTGCTGCTGCTTCCCGCCTGCGCGGCGAGAAAGGCCGGCATCTCGGGCGAAGTGAAGGGCACGGAGGGCACGCTGCCCTATGCCCAGGTCTTCCTCACCCAGCCCAACGAGAAGATCGCCAAGCCTCTGCGCTCCTCGGAGGTCCAGCCGGACGGAAGCTTCTGGCTGGAGGTGCCGGGCCCGGGCGACTACCTGCTGTGGCTCGCGGCTCCGGGCTATCCCGCCCAGAGCCTCTTCATCCCGGTGACGCCCGAGGAGCCCGCCGTGTCGCTCCAGGCGACCCTGGCGCCCTACCGCTACGTGGAGCGCTTCGAGAAGCCCTCCGTCATCGGGAGCTGGAACGACTACGCCATGGGCGCCGCCGAGCCGATGGTGCCCCAGCCGGATGGAAGCTGGCTCTTCGAGCGCGAGGTTCCCGGAGACAGCGTCACCTACCAGCTCACGGAAGTGGTGGCCGACGGGAGCACCGTCCCCGGCACCCAGGCGGAGGGCTATGTGATCGACTCGGGGGGCGACTACCAGTGCAAGGTCCGCACGCAGGAGGGCCGGGTCCGCATCCGCTTCGAGCCGGCGAAGCTGCCCCGGAAGGGCGAGGGAGCTCCGCTGCACGCCGTCTTCGAGGCTCCGCACGAGGAGCTGGGCCCCCTCAACGCACTCCACGCCGAGGCAGCCCACCGAGGCCAGGAGGCCCAGCAGGCCTTCGTCGCTCGCAGGGGCAACCCCAAGGTCCGGTCCTTCGACTACGGCGACTTCCCCAAGAAGCTGCTCGCCATCGCGCGGGACTCCAGCAAGTCCGTGCTCACGCGACAGGTCGCGGCGCTGGACCTGCTGGGGCTGCCCTTCTACGAGCCGGCGACGTATCACCCGGGCGCGGAGGGCGAGGCGCTCGCGGCGGAGCTGTTCCAGCTGCTGCCCATCGACAGCCCTCGCTGGGTGCTCTCGCCGCATGGGCCTCCGCGCCTGGTGGGCCTCACCGCCGAGGCGTCCCAGCCGGGGCTGCTGCGGCAGTTCGCCGACCGCAACCCGGAGCCGAAGGTCCGTGCCGGCGCTCTCGTCGCCCTCCTGATGCGAGCCCAGAAGGCGGAAGACACCGCGCAGGTCGCCGCGCTCAGCGAGGAGCTGAAGCCCTACGCCCAAGGCAACCCGCTGGTGCGGATGATGCTCTCGTCCACCCGGACGGACCTCAAGGTGACCAAGGGCCAGCCCGCGCCCTCCTTCTCCGCCGAGCTGCTGGGCGGACAGGGCACCGTCTCCCGCGAGAGCCTGGCGGGCCGCTTCTACCTCGTGGACTTCTGGGCCGTGTGGTGCGCGCCCTGCGTGGAGGAGATCCCCCGGCTTCACACCGCCTTCGAGCGGTTCCAGGGGCGTGGAGGCTTCACCATCCTGAGCGTCTCCCTGGACCGCTCGGTGGAGCAGGTGCGGCAGTTCCGCGAGAAGTGGAAGATGCCGTGGCTCAACGTCTTCGCGGGGGCCAGCTTCGAGTCACCGCTGCCCAAGGCCTTCGAGGTGCAGTCCATCCCCTCCGCCGTCCTGGTGGATGCCCAGGGCCGCATCGTCGCCAAGGACATGGAGCTGCGCGGAGAGCAGCTCGAGCGCACCCTGGACGCCCTCCTCCCCGCGAAGTAG